Proteins from a genomic interval of Rhodococcoides fascians A25f:
- a CDS encoding YcnI family copper-binding membrane protein has protein sequence MKSSLSRALFVSGATLGALLIGAGAASAHVVVSAPDAEQGGYSVLTFRVPTESDTASTSSVKVTLPGLNSARTQPIPGWTSTVEKDSADLAVSVTWTANPGAEVGPGQFQQFLLSAGPLPAEETVSFPATQTYTDGEVVEWNEPMAQDGSEPELPAPTLTLAAASGEAHGGMQSATTETAEASSEASTSDNTARWLAGVGLVLGAVGAGLGIGATIRARRS, from the coding sequence ATGAAGAGCTCTCTTTCCCGTGCCCTGTTCGTTTCCGGGGCCACCCTCGGCGCGTTGCTGATCGGCGCAGGCGCGGCATCGGCACACGTCGTCGTCTCTGCTCCCGACGCCGAGCAGGGCGGCTACTCGGTGCTGACGTTCCGTGTTCCCACCGAGTCCGACACCGCCTCGACCAGTTCGGTCAAGGTCACCCTGCCGGGCCTCAATTCTGCTCGTACGCAGCCCATCCCGGGTTGGACGTCCACCGTCGAGAAGGACTCGGCCGATCTCGCGGTGTCGGTGACGTGGACGGCGAACCCCGGTGCCGAGGTCGGCCCCGGTCAGTTCCAGCAGTTCTTGCTGTCGGCGGGCCCGCTGCCCGCGGAGGAGACCGTCTCCTTCCCGGCCACGCAGACCTACACCGACGGTGAGGTCGTCGAGTGGAACGAGCCCATGGCACAGGACGGCAGCGAGCCCGAATTGCCCGCTCCCACTCTGACTCTCGCCGCGGCCAGCGGCGAGGCGCACGGTGGCATGCAGTCGGCGACCACCGAGACCGCCGAGGCATCGTCGGAGGCGTCGACTTCCGACAACACCGCTCGCTGGCTCGCCGGCGTCGGACTGGTGCTCGGAGCCGTCGGCGCAGGCCTCGGCATCGGCGCAACGATCCGGGCCCGGCGCTCGTGA
- a CDS encoding SDR family NAD(P)-dependent oxidoreductase: MEISGTAALVTGGASGLGAATAARLAAAGVTVFGLDLPQSIERAGDSVPAGVTLLPADVTSEAEVEAALDTIVESGVPLRIVVNCAGVGWAGRILSKKGPHDLELFRTVITINLLGTFNVMRLAANRMQSQSTVDDAGQRGVVINTASVAAFEGQIGQIAYTASKGGVHAMTITAARDLAQVGIRVNTIAPGIVDTPMLAGVTEEYRQGLEASVPFPSRLAQPSEYAQLVQMIAEHDYLNGETIRMDGAIRMAPR; this comes from the coding sequence GTGGAGATTTCAGGAACAGCAGCACTTGTCACCGGTGGGGCGTCCGGCCTCGGAGCCGCAACGGCCGCACGTCTGGCCGCCGCAGGCGTCACCGTGTTCGGCCTCGACCTGCCGCAGTCCATCGAGCGCGCCGGAGACAGCGTCCCGGCCGGGGTGACTCTGCTGCCCGCGGACGTCACCAGCGAAGCCGAGGTGGAGGCCGCACTGGACACCATCGTCGAATCCGGTGTGCCGCTGCGCATCGTCGTCAACTGCGCGGGCGTGGGCTGGGCGGGTCGCATCCTGTCCAAGAAGGGACCGCACGATCTCGAGCTGTTCCGCACCGTCATCACCATCAACCTGCTCGGCACGTTCAACGTGATGCGACTGGCCGCGAACCGGATGCAGTCGCAGTCGACCGTGGACGACGCGGGCCAGCGCGGCGTCGTCATCAACACCGCATCGGTGGCCGCATTCGAGGGCCAGATCGGCCAGATCGCCTACACCGCCTCCAAGGGCGGCGTGCACGCGATGACCATCACCGCGGCCCGCGACCTGGCCCAGGTCGGCATCCGTGTCAACACCATCGCCCCCGGCATCGTCGACACTCCGATGCTCGCCGGCGTCACCGAGGAATACCGTCAGGGCCTCGAGGCGTCGGTGCCGTTCCCCTCTCGCCTGGCTCAGCCCAGCGAGTACGCCCAGCTCGTCCAGATGATCGCCGAGCACGACTACCTCAACGGCGAGACCATCCGTATGGACGGCGCAATCCGCATGGCTCCGCGCTAG
- a CDS encoding GIY-YIG nuclease family protein — translation MSSHGRSSLRASAVAPRKSTLPADDVQSFRTALREVLSERDDQGRVWSAAKWGVYAFYDYDGEPIYVGQTKEKLSVRVQRHLTNQRTDAVAMRVLDVFEVAEIEIWPLWQYEDLKKSDGAEHFRAAERDLNAHEYTAYLEAIDKSRHKAILNEKIPPVSQPIALPASLRRSLISEQTRRERGHPDIRIARRAETISRLAAVTRERGEVSEGLRRVLVVQAVRLAYLSAERLAFVEGHPIPDPAAIDVTALVGSVLHERSDPDDPEDTVETEGSTEPDGELDLFSEY, via the coding sequence ATGTCCAGTCACGGTAGATCCTCACTGCGGGCGTCGGCCGTCGCGCCGCGAAAGAGCACCCTGCCGGCCGACGACGTGCAGTCCTTTCGCACAGCGCTACGAGAAGTGCTGAGCGAAAGGGACGATCAGGGGCGAGTGTGGTCGGCAGCCAAGTGGGGCGTGTACGCGTTCTACGATTACGACGGCGAACCGATCTATGTGGGACAGACCAAAGAGAAGCTCAGTGTCCGAGTGCAACGACATCTGACCAACCAGCGAACCGACGCCGTCGCGATGCGGGTACTCGATGTGTTCGAGGTCGCGGAGATCGAGATCTGGCCACTGTGGCAGTACGAGGACCTCAAGAAGTCCGATGGCGCAGAGCACTTCCGGGCTGCCGAGCGCGATCTCAATGCCCACGAGTACACGGCCTACCTCGAGGCCATCGACAAATCGCGACACAAAGCAATCCTCAACGAGAAGATTCCGCCGGTCTCGCAGCCCATTGCGCTTCCCGCATCGCTGCGTCGGTCGCTGATCTCCGAGCAGACCCGTCGCGAGCGCGGGCACCCCGACATCCGTATCGCGCGCCGCGCCGAGACAATCTCACGCTTGGCCGCCGTCACTCGTGAACGGGGAGAGGTCTCCGAGGGCCTACGACGCGTCCTCGTCGTGCAGGCGGTGCGGCTGGCGTACCTGTCGGCCGAGCGACTCGCCTTCGTCGAGGGGCATCCGATCCCCGATCCCGCAGCCATCGACGTCACCGCGCTGGTGGGCTCGGTGCTGCACGAGCGTAGCGATCCTGACGACCCCGAGGACACAGTAGAGACAGAGGGCAGCACCGAACCCGACGGCGAGCTGGACCTGTTCAGCGAATACTGA
- a CDS encoding carbohydrate ABC transporter permease — protein sequence MSGPRNASARRALVLRTVIIAVIGLITVAPLYWMLAVAFSTRGELLGGGELRLWPRRVTWENVTRVFDSFPVATWLGNSIAIAVVVTIITVVTSLLAGYAFAHLKFRFSTPLFFVALATLVLPVQVIMVALFRIVVGLGLYGTYWAVILPSSASAFGLFLARQFMLGIPRELLEAARLDGAGHWQIFRRVVLPLSGPLIAVLAFMSLLQSWNDFAWPLIALRENELFTLPIGLLYLQGQANSDYGATMAFALINVVPMALLFLFFQKYFIAGFARSGIK from the coding sequence ATGAGTGGGCCAAGGAACGCGTCCGCTCGCCGGGCACTGGTGCTGCGCACCGTGATCATCGCCGTCATCGGGCTGATCACCGTAGCGCCGCTGTATTGGATGCTCGCCGTAGCGTTCTCGACTCGCGGCGAGTTGCTGGGTGGGGGCGAGCTACGATTGTGGCCCCGCCGGGTGACGTGGGAGAACGTCACCCGCGTGTTCGATTCTTTCCCGGTCGCGACGTGGCTCGGCAACTCGATCGCCATTGCCGTCGTGGTCACGATCATCACCGTGGTCACGAGTCTGCTCGCCGGATATGCGTTCGCGCACTTGAAGTTCCGATTCTCCACGCCATTGTTCTTCGTCGCGCTCGCCACCTTGGTGCTGCCCGTGCAGGTGATCATGGTGGCGCTGTTCCGCATCGTCGTGGGGCTCGGCCTGTACGGCACGTACTGGGCGGTGATCCTGCCGAGCTCGGCCTCGGCGTTCGGGCTGTTTCTCGCGCGCCAGTTCATGCTCGGCATTCCGCGTGAGCTGCTCGAGGCCGCACGCCTGGACGGTGCCGGGCACTGGCAGATCTTCCGACGCGTGGTGCTGCCCTTGTCGGGGCCCTTGATCGCTGTCCTCGCCTTCATGAGCCTGCTGCAATCGTGGAACGACTTCGCGTGGCCGCTGATCGCGCTGCGGGAGAACGAGCTGTTCACGCTGCCGATCGGCCTGTTGTACCTGCAGGGCCAGGCGAACAGCGATTACGGTGCCACGATGGCGTTCGCGCTGATCAACGTCGTGCCGATGGCGCTGCTGTTCCTGTTCTTCCAGAAGTACTTCATCGCCGGATTCGCGCGCAGCGGGATCAAGTAG
- a CDS encoding carbohydrate ABC transporter permease has protein sequence MTATIPTTTKRAGARKEAFAAAGFLAPSYALLAVFVLVPLVAAFVVSLQQTDGFGAGEFVGAANYARLVEDPLFWRALINTLVFTALVTPLSMLFGLIAAVLLNSALPARPLWRSLVILPMAVSGVATGLIGILVFDQNSGVLNNLIGFLGLPAIDWQSSPGPAFASIVIATVWWRTGLNMLIYLAGLQGLGPDLYEAARLDGANAFQRFRNVTVPLLGPTSFFLLVLNVIYSFQVFDLVFVLTGGGPGGATSVLVTYAYETGFVTRDQGYAASIGMVLFLFALTFAAAQWRASRTKDLVE, from the coding sequence ATGACGGCAACCATACCGACCACGACCAAGCGCGCCGGGGCCAGGAAAGAAGCATTCGCGGCCGCCGGATTTCTGGCCCCCAGCTACGCACTGTTGGCGGTGTTCGTCCTCGTTCCTCTCGTCGCCGCGTTCGTGGTCAGCCTGCAGCAGACGGACGGATTCGGTGCCGGGGAGTTCGTCGGTGCAGCCAATTACGCACGGCTGGTGGAGGATCCACTGTTCTGGCGGGCATTGATAAACACGCTGGTGTTCACCGCGTTGGTCACTCCGCTGTCGATGCTGTTCGGTCTGATCGCTGCGGTGCTGCTCAATTCCGCGTTACCTGCGCGGCCGTTGTGGCGCTCACTGGTGATCCTGCCGATGGCCGTCTCGGGTGTGGCGACCGGACTGATCGGCATTCTGGTGTTCGACCAGAACTCGGGCGTGCTCAACAATCTGATCGGTTTCCTCGGGCTGCCTGCTATCGATTGGCAGTCCTCGCCCGGGCCGGCTTTCGCGTCGATCGTCATCGCCACGGTGTGGTGGCGCACCGGGTTGAACATGCTGATCTACTTGGCCGGGCTCCAAGGTCTCGGTCCTGACCTGTACGAGGCGGCCAGGCTCGACGGCGCGAACGCATTTCAACGCTTCCGCAACGTGACGGTGCCGCTGCTGGGTCCCACCTCGTTCTTCCTGCTGGTGCTCAACGTCATCTACTCGTTCCAGGTGTTCGATCTGGTCTTCGTTCTCACCGGCGGCGGACCGGGCGGGGCGACGTCGGTGCTGGTCACGTACGCCTACGAGACGGGCTTCGTCACCCGCGATCAGGGTTACGCCGCGTCGATCGGCATGGTGCTGTTCCTGTTCGCCCTCACGTTCGCAGCCGCGCAGTGGCGCGCGAGCCGAACGAAGGATCTGGTCGAATGA
- a CDS encoding copper resistance D family protein, translated as MSERSVRLVLAAAAASLLGVAAAFALAYPTFPGGSSWLRVVAVTSGSVVLGFGVLAVMDGNSDSGRPAVDPLVMWRAIGFLSGLWAVAEFVLLISAAADSAGRTPLTLSPSVFTSFATEISVGRLGTATVILALALCAIGVAGYRREADWSPIPVIVLASLALVARPITGHMSQFAFGSIAVAVHVLFASVWLGVLGAMALSLRSKSAWATLLPVYSGIAFWCVFAVAGTGVLDAVLKLDSIADVVETGYGRIVLAKVLITVILVAVANRIRRTWLPSAAAHRSTVKYSLGRAASHVCLLAVAFGLAAALATTA; from the coding sequence GTGAGCGAGAGAAGCGTTCGGCTCGTGCTCGCCGCCGCAGCCGCGTCGTTGCTGGGGGTGGCGGCCGCATTCGCGCTCGCGTACCCGACCTTCCCCGGCGGGTCGTCGTGGCTGCGGGTGGTTGCGGTGACCTCGGGTTCGGTGGTGTTGGGGTTCGGCGTTCTCGCTGTCATGGACGGCAATTCCGATTCCGGACGCCCCGCCGTCGACCCGCTGGTGATGTGGCGAGCGATCGGATTCCTGTCGGGGCTGTGGGCGGTGGCCGAGTTCGTTCTGCTCATCTCGGCCGCTGCAGATTCTGCCGGTCGCACACCGTTGACGTTGTCGCCGAGCGTATTCACCTCGTTCGCGACCGAGATCTCGGTTGGTCGACTGGGCACGGCGACCGTGATTCTTGCGCTCGCCCTGTGCGCCATCGGAGTGGCCGGCTATCGACGTGAGGCAGACTGGTCTCCGATTCCGGTGATCGTGTTGGCGTCCCTCGCCCTGGTCGCGCGCCCGATCACCGGCCACATGTCACAGTTTGCGTTCGGCTCCATTGCCGTTGCGGTGCATGTGTTGTTCGCATCGGTGTGGCTCGGCGTTCTCGGTGCGATGGCGCTGAGTCTGCGGAGCAAGTCCGCCTGGGCGACGCTGCTGCCGGTCTACTCCGGGATCGCCTTCTGGTGCGTATTCGCAGTCGCCGGCACCGGCGTGCTGGACGCGGTCCTCAAGCTGGACAGCATCGCCGATGTGGTCGAGACCGGTTACGGCCGAATCGTTCTCGCCAAGGTTCTGATCACCGTGATCCTCGTCGCGGTGGCCAACCGAATCCGCCGGACGTGGTTGCCCAGCGCCGCCGCGCACAGATCCACCGTGAAGTACTCACTGGGCCGTGCAGCCTCGCATGTGTGTCTACTGGCGGTGGCGTTCGGCCTGGCGGCGGCGCTGGCAACCACGGCGTAG
- a CDS encoding DNA cytosine methyltransferase — protein MPKLTVVPGGSSASAADGIPTVAEFFAGIGLVRMGLEQAGFEVRWANDIERDKHQMYRQHFGDDAGHFQLGDVAATRGHDLPEGLSLAWASFPCTDLSLAGGRAGLAGKNSSTFRHFTRVLSELGAARPEVVALENVVGLATSHGGDDLAAAVRELNELGYSVDVLTIDARRFVPQSRPRLFLIGAQNPPEDARDPNSELRPDWLQAVYGDSTLLTHRAPLPSPPIPLTSGLGDVVERIDYRDSRWWDADRTAAFVQSLSPIQLQRIEILKKARKVSYRTAYRRTRNGVAVWEARPDDISGCLRTARGGSSKQAVVKIGNGRLQVRWMTPVEYARLMGAGDYTLDGLRNNQALFGFGDAVCVPVVAWLAEHYLMPLVTGSLVNSTALNSAAAHVQSR, from the coding sequence ATGCCGAAGTTGACTGTGGTGCCGGGTGGTTCTTCGGCGTCCGCGGCCGACGGTATCCCCACGGTCGCAGAGTTCTTCGCCGGCATCGGTCTCGTCCGAATGGGCTTGGAGCAGGCCGGTTTCGAGGTGCGCTGGGCCAACGACATCGAGCGCGACAAGCATCAGATGTATCGCCAGCATTTCGGTGACGATGCGGGCCATTTTCAGCTGGGCGATGTCGCCGCAACTCGCGGTCACGATCTGCCCGAGGGCTTGTCGTTGGCGTGGGCATCGTTTCCGTGCACCGATCTGTCGCTGGCCGGTGGCCGGGCCGGTCTCGCGGGCAAGAACTCGTCGACCTTCCGGCATTTCACGCGGGTGCTGAGTGAACTCGGTGCCGCGCGCCCGGAGGTGGTCGCGCTCGAGAATGTCGTCGGCTTGGCCACCAGTCACGGAGGAGACGATCTGGCTGCGGCGGTCCGGGAGCTCAACGAGCTCGGTTACTCGGTGGATGTGTTGACCATCGATGCTCGACGCTTCGTCCCGCAATCGCGTCCGCGCCTGTTCTTGATCGGTGCGCAGAATCCACCCGAGGATGCCCGCGATCCCAACAGTGAGCTACGACCCGATTGGCTGCAGGCGGTGTACGGCGATTCGACGTTGCTGACACATCGAGCACCGCTACCGAGTCCACCCATTCCGTTGACCAGTGGTCTCGGTGATGTCGTCGAGCGTATCGACTACCGAGACTCGCGGTGGTGGGATGCCGACCGTACCGCGGCGTTCGTGCAGTCGTTGTCGCCGATTCAGTTGCAGCGCATCGAGATTCTGAAGAAGGCCCGCAAGGTCAGCTACCGTACCGCCTACCGCCGTACTCGTAACGGCGTCGCGGTGTGGGAGGCTCGACCCGACGACATCTCCGGGTGCCTCCGTACCGCCCGCGGCGGCTCGTCGAAGCAGGCCGTCGTCAAGATAGGGAACGGCCGCTTGCAGGTGCGTTGGATGACGCCGGTGGAGTATGCCCGGCTGATGGGTGCCGGCGACTACACGCTCGATGGTCTGCGAAACAATCAGGCGCTCTTCGGTTTCGGCGACGCAGTGTGCGTACCCGTGGTCGCGTGGCTCGCCGAGCACTACCTGATGCCGCTCGTCACCGGATCTCTCGTCAATTCGACGGCCCTGAATTCTGCTGCGGCACATGTCCAGTCACGGTAG
- a CDS encoding DUF6474 family protein, with the protein MGLFRKRKGRATRKAEAKALKHKATLEAKLGAKNERKQLKSIAKAQSKLSAVEAKSQKNVEKAQVSALRAQQKAAAQGTLNVAQIRKYLGIARLLLPVLAPIAYRAATVVRGQLDSRKAQQMGVTPDQLSEYTGHGGKLSARIAGAEKSLSTIGARHSDPETKSFGAAISERLDDLTTAVRASEQMPPARRKTAHAAISAELDGIEADLLARLGVR; encoded by the coding sequence ATGGGTTTGTTCCGTAAGCGTAAGGGTCGTGCCACTCGCAAGGCAGAGGCCAAGGCTCTCAAGCACAAGGCCACTCTGGAAGCGAAGCTCGGCGCGAAGAACGAGCGCAAGCAGCTGAAGTCGATCGCCAAGGCGCAGAGCAAGCTCAGCGCGGTGGAGGCGAAGTCGCAGAAGAATGTCGAGAAGGCGCAGGTGTCGGCTCTGCGGGCGCAGCAGAAAGCTGCCGCTCAGGGCACGCTCAACGTGGCGCAGATCCGTAAGTACCTCGGCATCGCTCGGCTGTTGCTTCCGGTGCTCGCTCCGATCGCCTATCGCGCGGCCACCGTCGTCCGGGGGCAGCTGGACAGCCGAAAGGCACAGCAGATGGGTGTCACGCCGGATCAGCTCAGCGAGTACACCGGCCACGGCGGCAAGCTCAGTGCCCGCATCGCCGGGGCAGAGAAGTCGCTGAGCACCATCGGTGCGCGTCACTCCGATCCCGAAACCAAGAGTTTCGGTGCCGCGATCAGCGAGCGCCTGGACGATCTGACGACCGCTGTGCGTGCATCCGAGCAGATGCCGCCCGCTCGCCGCAAGACCGCCCACGCGGCCATCTCCGCAGAGCTCGACGGCATCGAAGCCGATCTGCTGGCCCGCCTCGGCGTGCGCTGA
- a CDS encoding ABC transporter substrate-binding protein, translated as MPLDRRSFLIGSGAAAVPLLLAGCGFVKSSPSQQAEGTLTFTTWGTDAELAGFRASISAFEAANPGSTITLNAVPYEQMFTNIDAQLQAGNPPDIFRVPYYTFGAYAGRGQLLDLSPLLASDTRDQFTPTAWAAVQNGGIPYGLPHHTDTSAILVNRNLLSQAGIDSVPTNLDDAWTWDELTSIGDRLRSSLPTDKYPWAYNWQGNGVTRWLSLLFQAGGSFLAEDQKTPLIDSDEARRAVEFSSSFFSKGYVPANNTIASSSYASEAWFSQSVAMVWSGAFQLPDADATASFDWTATYAPRDRRGGGDFGGNALVATSQTSQPELAASFLEFVTQQEQMRNFCKAASLLPTRTDLLNSDLEFDIRSELAPIFAAQATTVQPQDAAQVASPSMSGIIPVLKEQLDLAFAGSQDAAATVSALQSGIAGVTGA; from the coding sequence ATGCCTCTCGATCGTCGATCGTTCCTGATCGGATCCGGTGCCGCCGCCGTGCCGCTGCTGTTGGCGGGGTGCGGCTTCGTCAAGTCCAGCCCGTCGCAGCAGGCCGAGGGCACACTGACGTTCACCACGTGGGGCACCGATGCCGAGTTGGCCGGCTTCCGCGCCTCGATCAGCGCATTCGAGGCGGCGAATCCCGGGTCCACGATCACTCTCAACGCGGTGCCGTACGAGCAGATGTTCACCAACATCGACGCCCAGCTGCAGGCGGGCAACCCACCCGACATCTTCCGCGTTCCGTATTACACGTTCGGCGCATACGCCGGCCGAGGCCAACTGCTGGATCTGTCGCCGCTCTTGGCGTCGGACACACGGGATCAGTTCACGCCGACAGCGTGGGCCGCAGTGCAGAACGGCGGAATCCCCTACGGCCTGCCGCACCACACCGATACCTCGGCAATCCTGGTGAACCGAAACCTGTTGTCGCAGGCAGGTATCGACTCGGTTCCAACAAATCTGGACGACGCCTGGACGTGGGACGAGTTGACGTCGATCGGCGATCGACTGCGTTCATCGCTGCCGACCGACAAGTATCCGTGGGCCTACAACTGGCAGGGCAACGGTGTCACTCGCTGGCTGAGTCTGCTGTTCCAGGCCGGTGGGTCCTTCCTGGCCGAGGACCAGAAGACTCCACTGATCGACTCCGACGAGGCGCGCCGGGCCGTCGAATTTTCGTCGTCCTTCTTCTCGAAGGGCTACGTGCCCGCCAACAACACCATCGCGTCGTCGAGTTACGCGAGCGAGGCGTGGTTCTCGCAGTCGGTGGCCATGGTCTGGTCGGGTGCGTTCCAATTGCCCGACGCCGATGCCACGGCCAGCTTCGATTGGACTGCCACCTATGCACCGCGAGATCGCCGGGGCGGCGGCGACTTCGGCGGCAACGCACTCGTCGCCACGTCGCAGACCTCGCAGCCCGAGTTGGCGGCGTCGTTCCTCGAGTTCGTCACCCAGCAGGAGCAGATGCGCAACTTCTGCAAGGCCGCCTCGCTGCTGCCCACGCGCACCGACCTGCTCAACTCCGACCTCGAATTCGACATCCGGTCGGAGCTGGCCCCGATCTTCGCGGCGCAGGCGACCACCGTGCAGCCGCAGGATGCAGCGCAGGTGGCCTCGCCGTCGATGTCGGGAATCATTCCGGTGCTCAAGGAGCAACTCGATCTCGCGTTCGCAGGCTCGCAGGACGCCGCTGCCACCGTGTCGGCCTTGCAGAGCGGAATCGCCGGGGTCACCGGCGCATGA
- a CDS encoding TM0106 family RecB-like putative nuclease, whose product MLDAGSLTRCRHRLYLDTAYGSLLRGEPENPGVRQRREAAQAHRENIRTQLAVADPMEWTEIDEPTARAAADATLAACRAGVERIWNAVLPLERDTGRRGRSELLVRDAAGGYIPVIVVNHKVTDPGRGARTTPLDRWAPAVDETRKVRSQLRDQLRLAHLYRMLVHEGLEASSPVGGAVGYRGDCMLVHDLTTVLGEYDTRFADRLAVARGSAFTVPSQVSECRSCAWWFDCKPQLEAVRDVSLVASGSRADVLRAAGVRTIDELAQWSGPAPEEWPFGNFDDAVSAALAWRADVPLLRRSETVSVHRADVEVDVDMESYQEHGAYLWGTLLTEAGGPPPIYRGFVTWDPLPTVDEGRSFAVFWNWLMEVRADAAARGKTFAAYCYSRQAEDKWLLDSARRFADVPGVPTEAQIREFIDSEQWVDVYQAVSDQFICPNGKGLKKIAPVAGFAWRDDEAGGEASMGWYREAVGYDADPDHTQRERLLVYNEDDVLATKVLREWMTDRAEKEIPTVADLRARA is encoded by the coding sequence CTGCTCGACGCCGGATCGTTGACGCGCTGCCGTCATCGGCTCTATCTCGATACCGCCTACGGATCGTTGCTGCGCGGTGAACCCGAGAATCCGGGTGTCCGCCAGCGCCGGGAAGCAGCGCAGGCGCACCGCGAGAACATCCGTACGCAGCTGGCCGTGGCAGATCCGATGGAGTGGACCGAAATCGACGAGCCGACGGCCCGTGCGGCGGCCGATGCCACCCTCGCTGCCTGCCGGGCCGGAGTCGAGCGAATCTGGAATGCGGTACTGCCTCTGGAACGCGATACCGGTCGACGCGGACGCAGCGAACTTCTGGTGCGCGACGCGGCCGGCGGGTACATCCCGGTGATCGTCGTCAACCACAAGGTCACCGATCCGGGCCGTGGCGCGAGAACCACACCGCTGGACCGTTGGGCTCCGGCCGTGGACGAGACCCGCAAGGTGCGCAGTCAGTTGCGTGACCAGCTTCGGCTCGCCCACCTCTACCGCATGCTGGTGCACGAGGGACTGGAAGCGTCCTCGCCCGTCGGCGGCGCAGTGGGCTATCGCGGCGACTGCATGCTGGTCCACGATCTGACGACGGTGCTCGGCGAATACGACACCCGCTTCGCAGACCGGCTCGCCGTGGCCCGTGGCAGCGCATTCACCGTTCCTTCCCAGGTGAGCGAATGTCGTTCGTGTGCATGGTGGTTCGACTGCAAGCCGCAGCTCGAAGCCGTTCGTGACGTCTCACTCGTCGCATCGGGTTCGCGGGCGGACGTGCTCCGCGCGGCAGGTGTGCGCACCATCGACGAGTTGGCGCAGTGGAGCGGTCCGGCTCCCGAGGAGTGGCCGTTCGGAAACTTCGACGACGCGGTGTCCGCGGCGCTGGCCTGGCGGGCCGACGTCCCTCTGCTCCGGCGCTCCGAGACCGTCTCGGTGCACCGCGCCGACGTCGAGGTGGACGTCGATATGGAGAGCTACCAGGAACACGGTGCCTACCTGTGGGGCACGTTGCTCACCGAGGCGGGTGGGCCGCCGCCGATATACCGGGGTTTCGTCACGTGGGATCCGCTGCCGACCGTCGACGAGGGGCGTTCGTTCGCGGTGTTCTGGAACTGGTTGATGGAGGTCAGGGCCGACGCGGCCGCACGCGGTAAAACCTTTGCCGCCTATTGCTATTCGCGTCAAGCCGAAGACAAATGGTTGCTCGATTCCGCTCGCCGATTCGCCGACGTCCCCGGGGTTCCCACCGAGGCGCAGATTCGCGAGTTCATCGACAGCGAGCAGTGGGTGGACGTCTACCAGGCCGTCAGTGACCAGTTCATCTGCCCGAACGGCAAGGGGCTCAAGAAGATTGCCCCGGTGGCCGGTTTCGCATGGCGCGACGACGAGGCCGGTGGAGAGGCGTCGATGGGCTGGTACCGCGAGGCCGTCGGCTACGACGCTGATCCCGACCACACCCAGCGCGAGCGGCTGCTCGTGTACAACGAGGACGACGTGCTGGCAACAAAAGTGTTGCGTGAGTGGATGACCGACCGCGCCGAGAAGGAGATCCCGACCGTGGCGGACCTGCGCGCTCGTGCGTGA
- the mprA gene encoding MprA protease, GlyGly-CTERM protein-sorting domain-containing form, whose amino-acid sequence MRALAFYAKALVVALLTLLIAAPIASAHSQVTGYSPADGSSLDASPATASVTFNEVPQSQFATLNVVGPDGNIWSKGDARIEGQSVVVDVGELGPTGEYTLAYRITSADGHPVSGTATFTLTQAGSGTPGAPADASGTSEEAESGFLGGYGHIVLIVVAVLAFAGALGFALRKPKTKK is encoded by the coding sequence GTGAGGGCGCTGGCCTTTTATGCGAAGGCACTGGTCGTAGCGCTGCTGACGTTGCTGATCGCCGCCCCCATCGCGTCGGCGCACTCGCAGGTCACCGGATACAGCCCGGCCGACGGCTCCTCTCTCGACGCGTCTCCGGCCACGGCCTCGGTGACGTTCAACGAGGTACCGCAGTCGCAGTTCGCCACGCTGAACGTCGTCGGACCCGACGGCAACATCTGGTCGAAGGGCGACGCCCGCATCGAGGGCCAGAGTGTCGTCGTCGATGTCGGCGAGCTGGGACCGACCGGCGAATACACCCTCGCCTATCGCATCACCTCGGCCGACGGTCATCCGGTGAGCGGCACTGCGACGTTCACGCTGACTCAGGCGGGTTCGGGAACTCCGGGGGCACCGGCCGACGCGTCGGGCACCTCGGAAGAGGCCGAGAGCGGGTTCCTCGGCGGCTACGGACACATCGTGTTGATCGTGGTTGCCGTTCTGGCCTTCGCCGGCGCGTTGGGGTTCGCCCTGCGTAAGCCGAAGACCAAGAAGTAG